The sequence below is a genomic window from Setaria italica strain Yugu1 chromosome IV, Setaria_italica_v2.0, whole genome shotgun sequence.
tatattatatctagatacatagcaaaagttaagtatttagaaaaatcaaaacgaatgaTAATTTGGAAGTAATCACCCAACTACTTTTACCTAATCGACTGAAAAAACTAAAATACCCATGGACATAAACTTAAAATTAATTTAATTTGCTACGAGAAAGTAGAGTGACATTAAAGGCATAATAGACATTTCCCTCCATTAGTTGCCTCCATAATACAGCTTTTAATAGCCAGCTTATTATTAGCCATACTAGCTTTTAACtattcaacttttttttagcTCTACCCATGAGCCAATTTTTTTACCTATTCATGTTTTTTTATTAGCTTCCTTTATGAGCAAATTGCTGTATGAGGGAGTAATTAGATTGACTGTAGATGATACTGCAATGAGAGTCCAGCACATCTGGCTCTATTATTAGCCATGCTCTAAGCACATTGCTCTGTTTAGAACATATCAATTTTGCGGAGTTGAAATAAACGTGTTCCTTCCGCAGATCATGGCAAGCTCTTATCTCGTCTGAAGAAGACTGCAAGCGCCCATTCCTCGATGCGGTTCACGCGCCACTCATCTCAAGAAGAATGCGAACAAAGCAGCAAACTCCTCCCCTTGTCGATTCTCCCTCATAAAACCAAATGGACTCTACTGCTCTAGCGAATGGCGCCGGCAATGGCAGGACGAGAACAAACACGGAGCCATGCCGATGCCGTGCGGCGCAGCCTGAGCCTGCAGCAACAAGACATCACGGCGGATGGATGAATCCCCAGGAACCAGGAGGCCTCTATtactccggccgccgccgccgccgccgcctaccttCACCGCGCCAGGCGGTGGCTCGGGCGCTCGGCTAGGCTCGCCCACCCCGATCCCCCAAACATAAACCTGAGCTGTCACCGCCGCGAGCTCTGTCTGACCGCGCGCGCTGGTCAGCTAACCGCTAACGGGAGACACAGAAACCGCcggcccgcccggccgccgggcTTACCGCGTCGCGCGCCGTGTGCATGGGCAGGACCGCAGGAGCCACCCCGAGAGCCCGGAGAGGTGGCCGCGTCGCGCGGTGAAGGTGCCCTGCCGCCCTGCAGCCCGCGCGGACAGGCTCCGACCTGGCCTGCCTCTGCCTCCATGCCTTGTGGCCTCTTGGCCGCTAGCATTTACTATTTAGGCGGGGTGCGGTGTGGGCGTCTGGCAGTGGCAGGCAGCCAGTGTCCTCCTCCCGCGTGCTCCTCTGCACTCTCCTTGCCCCCCGGGGTGGACACGGACACGGTCGCGCCACTGCTCTGCTCGGGCCTCTGAAGGGGCATTGCCCGTGTCCTGCTCCTTGCCCGGGTCGCCGGCGAGTCGGCATGGTCGCGGCGGGGTTGCGGCTTCTTGGGGTCGTATGGATCTTCGCGACGCTGATGCCGCTGGGCGCTGCGgctgcgggggcggcgggcgggcatgcggcggtggcggcggtggacgggCGGCGCGCCGTCGCGGCGACGGGGGAGGACTTCGTGTGCGCGACATTGGACTGGTGGCCGCCGGACAAGTGCGACTACGGCACCTGCGCCTGGGGCCGCGCCGGCCTGCTCAACCTGGTGAGTGCCGAACTGGGGACCCACCGCCGCCTAgccatctcttcttcctccctccattcCTGTCCGGAATTCTTGGTGATCCAAGGACGCGGCGAGGTGACACGCAGTTTGTTTCTGTCTTCTCCGCGCAGGATCTCTCCAACAAGGTCTTGCTCAATGCCATCAGAGGTAGGCGACGAccggctcccgccgccgctccgttgAGGTTACCGGTCACGTACTGCGGCTCATCTCTTTGCCAATGCGGCGGTGAATTTTTGTTTCAGCGTTCTCGCCGCTGAAGCTCCGGCTGGGAGGGTCGCTGCAGGACAAGGTGGTGTACGGCACCGCCGACCTCGGGCGGCCGTGCACGCCGTTCGTCAAGAACGCGTCCCAGATGCTCGGGTTCACGCAGGGGTGCCTGCCCCTGCGCCGGTGGGACGAGCTCAACGCCTTCTTCCAGAAGTCAGGGTGAGTTTCAGCAACTCACTCAACCGTCTGACGAATCCTTTTTAACTAACTCTGAATTTTCTGTGCCGTGAGCATTCATCGGGTGTTGTTGAACAAATTGCAGCGCCAAGGTTGTGTTCGGGCTCAACGCGTTGAACGGCCGGGTCCCGTTGCCGGATGGATCCATGGGAGGGCCCTGGGATTACACCAATGCAGCATCGCTGATTCGGTATACCGCATACAAGGGCTACCAAATCCATGGATGGGAGCTTGGTATGTTAATTGTTCGTATTATGCATTTTATTATCTTGCTAGTAGTTGTTTCGAAATGCATCGCTTGGCGATGCTGTTTGGCATGGAAGAGGAAGATTTAATGCGTAACTCGTTTATGAAAGGCACTTTTCGATGTGTCTGTTTTGGGAGAAGTGCTGCAGTTGCTGTCCAAACATCTTTCAATGTAGGGTCCTCTGAAATTATTTCAGAATGTTGATCTCGACATGTGACATGTCCAATCTATAGGGCAGCAGCATGTGTGGTTAGGCTGCCTACTTCCAATTTCTCAATTATCCACAGTTTTTataccaaaataaaaaaaacactttTGAGCCTGCAATTCTGAAATATTTTGTCTTCAAAAAATAAATAGCAGTGAAATCAATTTCAATCATGGATTCAGAGAAACTTGTCAATCATGGATTCAGAGAAACTTGTGTGTGTGCTCTCCTTGCAGGAAATGAACTTAGTGGTAGTGGAGTTGGAACTCGAATTGGGGCTGGCCAATATGCCGCAGATGTGATCGCCCTAAGAAGAATAGTCGACGACATTTACCGAAGCAATCCATCAAAGCCATTGGTGCTTGCTCCTGGAGGATTTTTCGAACCAGGCTGGTTTACTGAACTTATCGTCAAAACCAAGCCAAATCTACTGAATGTGATCACCCACCacatctacaatttgggaccAGGTATGCGCACCGACAGCTATTTGTGGATGAATTTGGTTCGGGCATACAGAAACTGGAAGTAAAATGTGCTGGATATCGCAGGAAGGGATACACATCTGATTGAGAAGATCCTCGATCCATCGGTCCTAGACGGAATGATAAGTACATTCAGCAATCTTCAGGGGATACTGAAATCCACAGGGACGTCCACCGTCGCATGGGTTGGGGAAGCTGGAGGGGCTTACAACAGCGGCCACCACCTTGTCACTGATGCTTTTGTGTTCAGCTTCTGGTAAGCTACCAAGTTTTctggtttttaaattctataAAAGTTCATCAAGATGTATTTTATTGAGATTTTTTGGGGTGATTTTCCAGGTTTTTGGATCAGCTTGGGATGTCAGCAAAGTATGACACAAAGAGCTACTGCAGACAGAGTTTGATTGGTGGCAACTACGGCCTGCTGAACACCACAACATTCCAACCCAACCCTGACTATTACAGGTAAAAATACATCATTTTCTTCAAGACTTACATAACAAGTAACAGGTACAGCCACTTGACGAAAAACTTGCCTTGTATACCGACAAAACGAATCGTCTTGTGCTGGAATACTAACACGATTGGATGCATTGAACAAGCTACAATCCTTTGTTCTAAATGCATAGAACCATCCCAAACGATTAGAACCCAACAGCTACTTCATGTCCAAGCCAACAAATGGCATTGCAAACCAAAAAATTGCCAGTTTGTCACTTCAATGATAGATTTCTTTTTTCTGAGATTTTTATCCTCGTTTTATTTTCATTGCAGCGCTTTACTGTGGCATCGCCTCATGGGAACCAAAGTTCTAGCAACAACATTCACGGGCACCAACAAGATCCGCGCATACGCGCACTGCGCAAGAGATTCGGTAAGGAATTCAGCACATTTTCATCAGCAAAATCATTAAAGAAAAACTGTCATCTCCTAGAGAATTCGTGCTCACTCTTTCCCCTGCATGCTCATCGTTCAGCCAGGAATCACTCTACTGCTGATCAACCTCAGCGGCAACACCAAGACCCAAGTCTCAGTGACTCaaaccgccgccgtcgctggcgGTGCGCACAACCACGGCGCTCGGAGGAGCAACACCACGACCCAAGTCTCTGTGACAacccaagccgccgccgccggtgagcacAAGCACGGCTGGAGGAGGCACGGCAGGAAGTTCGGGCACTCCCACGCCCCcgggctcgcggcggcggcggccgccggcgccacgagAGACGAGTACCACCTGACGCCCAAGGGCGGCGATCTGCGGAGCCAGGTGATGCTGCTGAACGGCAGGGCGCTGGCCACCGGCGCCGACGGGAGCATCCCCAGGCTGGAGCCGGTGAAGGTGGGCGCGGCGGAGCCCATCGCCGTGGCGCCCTACTCCATTGTGTTCGCTCGGATTCCACATTTCAATGCCCCGGCATGTAGATCATAATAATGGGTGTTTGGGGGTGATTCGTGATTGGTGATGATGGATGGACAGCGAAGCTTTCCATCTGGACGATGAAGTGAGATGCAAGGCAATTGCCAAAGGAAAGGGATTCTTGCAATGTAAAAGGTTGAAAAAATTATGATGATGAACAATGGAAAGGGCAAAAGCTATCTTCCAGCGTCTCAGTTTTTTTTAAAGCATTTCAATTCATTGTTTGGATGAAGCAGAATTGTGCAAGGGCGAGAAAAAAGTTGAATGAATTTAAGAGTGGTATTGGAAGAAAAATGTTGAGCTACAAAGTACAGGACGTAATAATTTTACTTTTATAGTGTGATGGAAAATAATGAGTTGATTTGAAGCAAATGGAACCAAAGAAATACTCTTGTCCAGAATATTGTGGTGCAACGAAGAATGAGAAACCGATTGAATCAAACTGGAACAAAATAAGTTTTCAGATTCTTTCTGAAGCAGGCATTTGTAGatgctgcattttt
It includes:
- the LOC101761220 gene encoding heparanase-like protein 3 produces the protein MVAAGLRLLGVVWIFATLMPLGAAAAGAAGGHAAVAAVDGRRAVAATGEDFVCATLDWWPPDKCDYGTCAWGRAGLLNLDLSNKVLLNAIRAFSPLKLRLGGSLQDKVVYGTADLGRPCTPFVKNASQMLGFTQGCLPLRRWDELNAFFQKSGAKVVFGLNALNGRVPLPDGSMGGPWDYTNAASLIRYTAYKGYQIHGWELGNELSGSGVGTRIGAGQYAADVIALRRIVDDIYRSNPSKPLVLAPGGFFEPGWFTELIVKTKPNLLNVITHHIYNLGPGRDTHLIEKILDPSVLDGMISTFSNLQGILKSTGTSTVAWVGEAGGAYNSGHHLVTDAFVFSFWFLDQLGMSAKYDTKSYCRQSLIGGNYGLLNTTTFQPNPDYYSALLWHRLMGTKVLATTFTGTNKIRAYAHCARDSPGITLLLINLSGNTKTQVSVTQTAAVAGGAHNHGARRSNTTTQVSVTTQAAAAGEHKHGWRRHGRKFGHSHAPGLAAAAAAGATRDEYHLTPKGGDLRSQVMLLNGRALATGADGSIPRLEPVKVGAAEPIAVAPYSIVFARIPHFNAPACRS